From the Candidatus Manganitrophaceae bacterium genome, the window GCGAACTCGAGCTCGCAGCCGCAATCGGGGCAGGGGAAGGCGACCTTCTTCGATTGCTCGACCTCTTCTAAAACGGCCGCAGCCATCTGGACGGTCGGATCGGGATAACGCTTCTCCGGCACCTTGTGCTCCAGCGCCTGGTTGAAGATCTTCGCCACCGCGTCGGAGCAGGAGAGGACTTTCTCTTTCCCGATGCCGAACGGTTTGTCGCAACGGATGCCGATCAGCTGTTTGACGATATCCCGCGGCGTCACACCGGCCCGGAGACAAAGCGAGATCAGCCGGCCGATCGCTTCATTGAACGACCCCTCGCACCCCCCCGCTTTTCCCATTGTCGCGAACGCCTCGAACGGCAGCGCCTTCTCGTCGGAGTTGACGGTGAGGTAGAGATCGCCGCAAGAGGTCCGCTTGCGGGTGGTGATTCCGGTCATGACCTCGGGACGGGGCCGCGGCGCGACCATTCTCAGCGGCTGATCGGGCTGGAGCATCGCCTCATCGGTCGGGATCGCGGCGGCTTCGGCTTTCGCCTCCCCCTTCTTCGACGAGCCGACATTCATCACCTGATCGGGCCGGGCGCCGTCGCGATAGACGGTGATCCCTTTGCAGCCGAGCTGGTAGGCGAGCAGATAGGCCTCCTTCACCTCTTTGGAGGTGGCGTTGGACGGAAGGTTGATCGTCTTGCTGACGGCCGAGTCGGTATGCTCCTGGAAGGCCGCCTGCATCCGGACATGCCATTCCGGCGAGATCATGTGCGAGGTGGCAAAGACCTGCTGCCAGTGCGGCGGCACCTGGTCGATCCCGTGGACCGACCCTTTGTTCTTGATGATCCGATCGAGCAGATCCTCGCTCCAGAAGCCTTCGCGCTTGGCGACCTCGATGAAGAAGTCGAGAACATAGGGGAGATGGTCTCCCCCCATGACGTTCTTGTACCAGATTAAAGAGAATTCCGGCTCGCATCCCCCGGAGGTATCTGCGATCATCGAGATCGTCCCGGTCGGCGCGACGGTCGTCACGTAGGAGTTGCGGATCCGCTGGCCCCGCTTTTGATGGAGCGAGCCCTCCCAGAATTTGTAGACGCCCCGCTGCTCGGCGAGCCGCGCCGATTCATCATAGCCGATCTCCCGGATGAATCCCATCACCTTGCCGGCCATCTCGATCCCGGCCTCGGAGTTGTAGGGGATCTCGAGCTTGAAGAGCATCCGGGCGAAGCCCATGATGCCGAGGCCGATCTTCCGGTTGGCCCGGGTGATCTCTTCGATCTGCTGAATCGGGTAGCGGTTCTGATCGATGACGTTGTCGAGGAAGTGGATCGAGGTGCGGATGCTCTTCTCGAGATCTTTCCAATCGAGCTGATATTTGTCGCCGACCCTTACCAGATGCCGCTCGACGTTGACGCTTCCGAGGTTGCAGCTCTCATAGGGGAGGAGCGGCTGCTCGCCGCAGGGGTTGGTCGCCTCCATGTCGGCGACCTGCGGGGTCGGGTTGGCGCGGTTGGTGACGTCGATGAAGAAGAGCCCCGGCTCGCCGGTGGCGCACGCCTGCTCGGCGATCTTGTCCATCACCATCCGGGCGCGCAGCTTCTTCACCACCTGGCCGTTGCGGGGGGTGATCAGCTCGTACTCCTCATCCTTCTCGAACGCCTCCATAAACCGGTCGGTGATCGCCACCGAGATGTTGAAATTGATGATCTGGCTGGTGTCGGCCTTGCACTCGATGAATTCGAGAATGTCGGGATGATCGACCCGCAGAATCCCCATGTTGGCGCCGCGGCGCGTTCCCCCCTGCTTCACCGCCTCGGTGGCATGGTTGAAGACTTTCATGAAAGAAACCGGGCCGGAGGCGACGCCGCCGGTGGAGCGGACGACATCGTCTTTGGGGCGAAGACGCGAGAACGAAAAGCCGGTTCCGCCGCCGGTCTTGTGGATGATCGCCGCCTGCTTGACCGTCTCGAAGATCGACTCCATCGAATCCTCGACCGGCAACACGAAGCAGGCCGAGAGCTGCTGCAGGTCGCGGCCGGCGTTCATGAGGGTGGGGGAGTTCGGAAGGAATCGAAGCGATGCCATCAGGTGATAAAATTTGTTTTCGACCGCGTCGATGTCGGCGTTCGGATCGTAGAGGCGGTCTCCCTCTGCGATGTTTCGGGCCACTCGCCGAAAGAGCTGCTCCGGGGTTTCGATCACCTTACCTTCCTGGTTTTTGGCGAGGTATCGCTTTTCCAAAACGCGCAGTGCGTTTGGGGAGATCTCCACATCCGACTGGGAGGCCGCTCCGTTTTGCTTTTCACCTGCCTTTCCGATTTGCTCTGTCATTTCCATCGATCGGTGCCCTCCTACAGCTTAAGGTCTACTGGATATTGAGAATAAATTAGGGAGTTGAATTAGTACGTCTAGATTCTTGAAAAGCGGGCATTGCTATGATAATGAATTACGAATGGAACATCGTTGTGACATGAACCATGGTAGGGAAAACCGGATTTTTTGTCAAGGAGAAAAGTACCACCGGTAGAGGGTATTATTTCATCAACAACAATATATTGTGGATTTACTGAAGATAACCTGTGGATAAGGTGTGGAGGGCGGGGCTATTCCACCTTAAAATAAAGGAGTTGCATCGGGCTGCCCCGCCGGACGACGGCATGGATGATTTTTCGGGTGTTCTGGACCCGCCCCTCGGCCAGGATGGTGAAGTAACTGCTCCGAACGTCGATAAAAGTGTTGGTGTTGGTCTTGAGAAATCGATTCTTCACCTCGGCCGGCAGCGCGTCGATAAATTTCACCGTCGTCGATTCATACGGCCGGCTTTCGATGAGGCGGCGCGCGACACTTTCGTCGATCCCCTCCTCGATATCGAGGCTCTGAAGGACCAACGTGTCGGCGGTGTTGACGTTGATCTTCCCCTCGCCGTAGACGGTGAGATAGGGGGCGATCTTTCGATAGACCTCGTCGGTGATCCCCTTCACCATATGGAGCTCTTCCAGCGTATCGAACCGCGCGTTCTTGCAATGGTAAGAAGGTTCGAGCCGGCTGTAGGTGTCCTCTTCGGCGCCGAAAGGGCGCGGCTCGCTGTCTTTATCAACCCAATCGACGATCGCATCGACCAGATCGGGATTGAGATGAAGGAGCTTGAACAGCCGCTGCAGCTGCTTCTGCCGCGCCTCCACCGCGGTGCCGGTTCCCCTTCCGTTCACATCGACGAGGCTGTTCAGGTTAAATTTCCCCGCCTCGTCGGTAATCACGCCGGAGAGGACCCCGTCCCCCAGCGGATACTCCGGAACCGGAAAGGCCCAGAGCTCGTCGAGGCCGTCATATTTGTTGCTGTGGATTGCATCGTCCTTCAAAATCGCCTGGCCGGCCGACACCGCCGAGCGGGCCAGATAGAACGCTTTCAGGTCGTCGCGGAAATTCCCGGCGGCGCGCAGATCGGCGCGCGCCTGGAAGTCGATCTCCAAGATAATCACGGTCAGGAGAAGAACGACCAAGAGGCTGAGCAGAAGGGCAAATCCCCCCTCGTCTCTTAATTTGTTGTTCCCGGAAATCACTTCTGCTATACTCCGCCCATGCACAAAGGGAAATTATTTTTTTCGTTGCTCATCATACTCTTTCTTGCCGTCGGCTGTGGAAAGGGGAAATCGGGGGTGATCGTCGACGTCACCACCACCACACCCGGCATCACCCCGCTTTCCAAGATTCAAGCCAAAATCCTTCAGGACACCACGGGGGATGGGGGCACCGATGCCTTCCCCGACCGGAACCTGACCCCTCAAAGTTTCACGATTGCTTTTAACAGCTTCAGGCTCTTCCAAGCCCTCGACAACACGCTCGGCACCAACGTCGGCACGGCGCCGAGCTACACCGTCTTCGATGTCGGCACCGGCTCCGGGGTCGCCAACACCCGCCCCCTCGTCGTCTCTTTGACGACCGGACTGACCACACAGCTCACTGAAAATAAAAGCGATCCGGCGCAGGGGACCTACGATCATGTTCAATATGAGATCCGTTATTTCGAGATGACGATTCCGCTCTGCAGTGCGAACGACGTTTGCGAAGATCACCGGCTCCGCTTTTACCTCACCGCCGATCCTGATCCCGACCTCAACAACTTTACCCCGGTTCCCGGCGCGATCTTAATCTCACGAAGCCCGAACGCGACCGACTTCAGCTGGGTCTCCATCACGGCCGGACTTCCCCTTTCGCTCGTCAACTTCCCGATCACCGGCGGAAAGCCGACCGATCCCTACTTAATTCCGATCACCCAGTTTCAGGCGACCAATGGGGCGATCAGCTCCATCTTCAACTTGCCGATCTCTCCGGTGCTGGAGATCAAAAGCAAACCGGAGAAAGAATTCGTTTTCACCCTGGCCTTCGACCTCATCAATCTCTTCTTCTTCGACAACACGGATGAGACGAATAATGTCGATCCCGGACCCGACTTTCACTTCAATGCGCTGATCGACCCGAACTCGACCGTCTCACGGGACGGAAAAATCTTGCAAGGATGCGCCACCACCATCATCGATCCAAGCGTGTCCGCCCTCTGCCAGGCCGACTTCTGGCCGGGGATTCCCCTCCCCACCGTGTCCGTCACCGAGCAAGATCGAAACAACTGAGTCGATTACGAAGCGATCCGCTCGTAGGAAGAAACGAGGAAGGTGATGTCCATCAAAGACGGATCGGAGAAGCGGGTCTTCAACGCGAGCCGCTTGATCCGGACCGGATAGGGGGCATTTTCAACGGCGGAGAGAAAGGGGACGATCCGGGCGAGCGTCACATTCTCCACCTTCACCTCGACCGGAATCTCCCGGTAGGGATCACGGAGCTGCGGCGCCAGCGGACGGATGTAGGCGATGTTCGCGCGGATCTGATTCTTCGTGGCGGTCTCTTCTAAAAAAGAGAGGGGGGAGAACTGATTCGAGTTCGGTAGCCGCCGCTCGATTTCCTGGATCGCTTGCGCGACGCCGAGATATTCCCCTTTGAGATTGTCGAATTCGCGCGCCTCTTTTTCCTTCTGCGGGATCAGCCGGTCGAGCGTCACCATCCGGTCCCAGGCCGGGCCGACGAGGACAAAATAAACGATCAGTACCAAACCGATTCCGATGCCCCCTCCCAAGATCCAACGCTCGCGGGGGGAGAGCCGCATCAAAAATGAATCGACCCCTTTAAGACGACTTCCGATCACCCTTCCCCCTCTCTCCCAGCGTGAGCTGGACCCGAAAACTGACCCGTGCTTGATCGGCCGAGATCTTGGCGTCGCTGACGCTGACCTCCTGATAGCGTCCCGCCTTGAGCAATCCCCCCCGGATCCGGTCGACCGAGTCGTACGAGTCGGTCTGCGCCTCGATCCGAACCTTGTTCCCGTCGATGACGAGCTCGGTCACGTCGATCCGGACCTCCATCGGAATGCCGGCGGTCACCTCCTTCAACACCTCCAGCGGGCTCTGCTCCCCGACCCCGAGAAACTCACCGGTCCGGCGCCGCTCGCCGATCGCAGACCGGATCTGGTCGACCTCGTTTGAGACATTCTTCGATTGGGGAAAGGCCTGCGTGAACGACGCGCGCAGATCCCGCTTCAGCTCCTCAAAACGGGCCTCTTTCTGACGGTAGCGAAAATAGAAATCTCCCCCCATCAGCCCCACCAGGAGGAGGAAGACCAGCCCGATCGAGACCCACCGGTGCCGTCGCTCAATCGACTCCTTCCCGAAGACGAACTCCCCCTGACGAAAGTTGATCGGCGTCCCCTGCGGCGGCAGCGCCAGCCCCAGCGCCGGCGCATAGAGCCGCGGCGCGGTCGCCAGCTGCTCCGCAGCCAGCCCCGCGATCGGCGGCAGCCGCTCGTCGGGCCCCTCCGGCATCATCTGGAGCGCCTGCGCCATCGCGGCCTGGAGCCCCTTCATCTGCCCTCCCCCGCCACAGATATAGAACGGGAGGAGCGCAGGCGCCTCCGTTCCGGCCGGCTGCTCCGCCAAGGCGAAGAGCGACAGCGTTTTTTCAATCTCCATCAGCCAGGCGCCGACCGCTTTTTGAACCGCCTCGGCCAGAGGGGTCTGAGCGGTCAGATCGACCTCCTCTTTCCGCCGCTCGGCCTCTTCCCAGGAGAGATCGAACTCTTTCTGAATCGCCTCGGTGAAAAAATCCGACCCGATCGGGAAGGTGCGGGCCCAGCGGAGGGTCCCCCCCCGGATCGCGCAGAGGACCGTTTTAGAGGCGCCGAGGTCGATCAGAAGATGCTCGCGCAGAAGCGGCTCGCGGAGCGGTTGCTTCCGATGATCGACTGCCGGCGATGCCCCCCAGAAATGCTGATAGAAGGTCTGCAGGGCGACGGCATCGACCCCGACCCAGGCCGGATCGATTCCGACCGACTGGAGGGCGGCGACATACTTTCGGAGCGCGGCCCTCGGGACGGCGGAGACCAAGAGGTGGGATGCAGTCTCGGTTGCGGCGCCACCCCGGAGATCGACCGAGGAGGCTTCCCCTCTTCCTTCCGAGGCCGGCCCTTGGCGAAGAAGCTGATAGTCGATGACGACCTCTTCGAGGTCGAAGGGGAGCTGTCCTTCGATCTCGAAGGGGACCACCTGGCGGAGCCGCTTCGGGTCGGTAAACGGAAGCGAGAGCTCCCGGGTCGAGACGAGGTGGCCCGGCAGCGCCACCGCGGTCATCTCGCCGGCGCGGATCTTCCCCTCGGCGCGGAGCTGCCGGAGGGCGTCGAGCTGCGCCTCGTTCGGAAGCGCTCCGGTCGGTGCTCCCGGCGGGTCGCCGGCCGCAGCCTCGTCGCCGCGGCGCGCCACCTTCTGCTCGAACGCATCGATCAGACGGAGCCCGCGCAGCGTCCGGGCGATCCGAACCCCCTTGATCGCATAGCGGCCGATATCTAAACCGAGAATGATTTGGGCCATAAAAAACCTTCTATAATTTTTATTGCAGCGCCACCGGCTTTCCGTTGAGCGAGATCTGCGGCTGACCGATCGCCCCTTTCAAGCCGACCGTCAACGGCTCCCGCCCCGAATATCCTTGAATGAAAAGAGCGGCCATCTGCTGCAGGCTCCCCTTCGGCGTCGCCTTGACCGTCAGCGAGAGAAGGCTTCCTGTGAGCGGCTGCCGGAGGATGACATTGCCGCCATCGCTCGCCAGATCGACCTCGCTCCCCTGGGCGGTGAGCCGCTCGACGACCAGCATGCCGTTGCGCAGATTGATCTTACCATGAATGGCGGAAAACGACATCTCGCCGATCGGAACGGTCCACTGCCCGACCTGCTTGACCTGCACCCCGCTCGCCGTGAAGGTGAGGTTCCCTTTCCCACGCATCAGGTCGGGACCGATCCAGCTTCCTTCCCCCTCTAAATCGAGCAGGCCGGTCACTCCGACCTGACTCAGGTTGAGCTTGCGTCCTTCCTGTTTGACGGTGAGGGAGAGGCCGTCGGCGGTCCGGAACGCCGTCGCATGCCCCACGATCGACCCGCCGGCGACCCCGATCCGGAAGTCGACCTCCCCCTGTCGTGCGAACAGAAGCGGCAGCGGGGCAACGTCGACGTCGATCGACTGAAAGTTCCACTTCGGAATCGCCTGACCGGGGCAGTCGAGGTGAACATCGCGCCAGACCAGCCGCAACGGGAAATGGATCCCCCGCGTCCCGACCGCCAGCCGGCAGCCGCTCCCCGACTCAATCGCCGCGATCAGCCGCAGTTCCAGAAGGGAGAAGGGGAAGGTCATATAGAAAAATACGAGGAACATCGCCAAGCCGAAGAGTGTATAGCCGAGAAAGACCGCCCATTTTCGCTTCTGATTTTTGATCCAGTTGAACATCGTGATAAAAAGCGCGTCCCCCTTCTCTCACCCGATTCGCCGTCCCTGAGGCAATCATCGGGCAATCATCGGCGATCATTAATGATGTGCCTGTTCAGCGCATACCGGCTTCGCTCTGCACTTCCTACGACAGCTTGCCGCCGAGCGGGATCTCCACCGTCGTTTTGAACCGGCGTCCCTCTCGGGTCGGCCCTTTCAGAATCAATTCAATCTCCACCGCCAGCGGGAGACTCTTCTTCTGATCCGAATCCCACTGGGTGACCCAGGTCCGGTCGGCCGAATCGAGGTAGCGAAAACGGATCCCGAGGACCGCCTCTCCGACCTCATTCCGGACGACCCGCTCGTTCGACAGCGCCTCCTCGTGGATCAGCAGCCCCTCTTCCAGATGGTAGCTGATCACCGCCCAATCCGACTCCGCCGCATCGCGCATCGTCCGCCCGTGCGAGACCGCCGTGAACCGGATCGAATCGTCCGGATAGTCGGTCCCGTCGATCGTCCGGGTCCGATCTTCCCCCTTAAAAAGGGAGGTCGCCGTGATCGTCGCCGGCGGGAGCGGCGCTCCCTGCCCGATCGGCGCGAAGACCGGCTTCGCCTGATAGATCATGCTGAGGTCTTTCGACAGGTAATAAAAACCAAGCCGCGCCAGCCGGTAGGCGTCGGCCTCCTTCTCCAGCTGCTCCGAAGCGCGGTAGGTCGCATTAAACGAGCCGTACACCAGGGTGAAGAGAACCGCCAGGATCGCCAGCGAGATCATAATCTCAAGAAGGGTGAACCCGTGACGATTGCGGATTTCGGAGTGCGGAATTCGGAATAAGCATCGGATCTTCTTTTCTCTTTTAGTCTGCAATCCGCAATTCGCAATCCGCAATGTATTCCGCCCCGTTATCCCTTCGCGTTAAAGAGAAAGGTGGTGAAATGGACCGTCTCGTTGTGTCCCCCTTCTCTCCAGAGGACATCGACGTTCAGCTCGCGCACCACCTCATAGGGGGTCGCTTTGACCTCCTGCTTCCATTTGTATCCGGGATGCTCCTCGCCGAAATCTCCCTCCCGCTCCCCGACGTCCGGAAAGCCGGCGAACGAGATCTCGGAGACCAGCTGGCGCGCCAGCAGTGTCGCCTCCGTGATATGGCCGGTATAAGACGACAGCGCAATGTCGCGGTTCCGAAGCCCCAGGAGCACCGTCAGGGAAATCGCCAAGACCGCCAGGGCGATCATGATCTCGATGAGGGTAAAGCCGCTAGCTTCTCGTGTCGACATCGACATATTCGTCATATACCTTAACCCGGCCGGTCAGTGGATTGACCACCAGCGTCCATTTTCGGTCGCCCTGCTTGAGATGAATCCAGGCCTTTTCCAATCCGACCGGATAGATCTGCATGAACGCCTCCCCCTGATTGACCTTCCCCTGCTGCGGCGTCACAACGTCGACAAACGAGACCTCCCGCGGCAGGATGCGGCGGGAGGTCATCGGATCGGTCGTCTCGACGAACTCCCCATCCCCTTTGAGCGTGCCGACCCAGTAGGCGCCGTTCTCCAGGTTAAAATAGAGGCGATAGGTCTGCTTGGTCGTAGACGATTCCTGAGCCAGATATTGGATCAGCCCGGCGAAATGCCGCGCCGTCCATTTAAGGTCGCCCGCGCCGAACGAGGAGATCCGGGGAAAAACAAAGAGCGCCACCACCGCCATGATCAGAACGACCAACATCAACTCTAGGAGGGTGAAGCCCTTCGATTGCGGAGTGAAGGACAACCTGCTTTTCTTTTCATTCCGCAATCCGCATTCCAAAATCCGCATTGCCACTTCTACTCCATGTTCCAGCTCTCGATGTCGGCGTTTTTCCCCTCCCCGCCCGACTCGCCGTCGGCGCCGCGCGAGACGAGGTCATAGTCGCCATGCGCGCCCGGACTGGAATAAATAAAGGCGTTTCCCCAGGGATCGTTCGGCACCTTCGGCAGATAGCCCCCTTCCCGCCAATTCTTCGGGATCTCGCCGACCGTCGGTTTGTGGACCAACGCGTCGAGCCCCTGCTCCGTGCTCGGATAGTTGCCGCTGTCGAGCTTATACATCTGCAGCGCCTCTTCGACGTTCTTGAGCTGGACCTTTGCCGCCACCCGCCGCGCCTCATCGGTCCGCCCGACCAGCTTGGGGACGACGAGCACCGCGAGGATGGCGAGGATCGTGATGACGACCATGATCTCAATCAGCGTGAATCCGGCTTGGGACGGTCGGAGCCATCGCCCCAATCCGGCCGACCAGGCGGGATGCCTGGGAAAGAGCGGTCTGTTAAAAATAAATCTCTGTAGCGTCATTCGTTGCTTCATATTCCTCCCTGATTCGATTGCGGATTGGCGATTGCGGATTTCGGAGTCAGGTCAGAACCCTCTTTTTCCAACCCGCAATCCGCATTATTTGACGATTTGGCTCACCTCGAAGATCGGCAGGAGAATCGCCAAGACGATAAAGAGAACGACCGCCCCCATGCCGAGAATCATCAACGGCGCAAGGAGCGAGGTCATCCCGGTCACGACCGTTTCAACCTCATTGTCGTATGCCTCCGAGACCTTCTGGAGCATCCCTTCGAGCTCGCCGCTCTTCTCGCCGATCGCGATCATGTGGGTGACGAGCGGCGGGAAGAGGCCGCTCCGCTTGAGCGGATCGGCGATGCTCTGCCCCTCGCGGATGTTTCCCCGCGCCCCTTGGATCGCCTCCTCCAACACCTTGTTGCCGACCACCTGCTGCACGATCTCGAGCGAGATCAGCAGCGGCACCCCGCTGGCCAACAGCGTGGCGAGGGTCCGGGTGAAGCGCGAGATCGCCACCATCCGGGCGACCCTTCCGACGAGTGGAACGCGGAGGATAAACCGGTCGTACTGCTCGCGGCACCCCGCGGTCCGGAGGTGCCGCCGGTACATCATTCCGATGATCACCCCCAGCCCGATCAGCAGCCATCCATAGCTCCGCAGGAAGTTGCTCAGCCCCAAGAGGATCACCGTCGGAAGAGGAAGCGCCTGATTGAGATCGGCAAAGATCGCGGTGACCCGCGGGACGACGAACGAGATCAAGAAGACCAAGATCAGGGCGCTCACCACCAGCATCAGCGCCGGATAGGTCAGGATTGAAAAGAGCTTGTTGCGAAGGCGGACCTGATTCTCTAAATGATCGGCCAGCCGAACCAAGATCCGGTCGAGCGTGCCGCTCGCCTCGCCGGCCCGGACCATCTGCCGGTAGAGGGGAGAGAAAACTTTCGGATGGCGCGCCAGCGCATCGGCGAACGACACCCCCTCCTTCACCCCTTCCCGGACATCGATCCAGATCTTCTTCGCGACCGGCTTCTCCACCTGCTCGGTCAGCGCGCCGAGCGCCTCCATCAACGAGATTCCGGCGCTGAGCAGCGTCGAGAGCTGACGGGTCATCACCGCCGTCTCGGGGAGCGCCACCCGCTCCGAGAAGGTAAAGACCGGTTTCGACAGCCCGGTCGCCGCCTGCTGGGTCTGGGCGATCTCCACCGGGAAGATCCCGCTCTTCCGGAGCTTCGCCCGCGCCATCCGGGGATTGTCGGCATCGACGACGCCGGCCTTGTTCTTCCCCTGCAGATCGAGTCCTTTGTATTCGTAAATCGCCATTCTTATTTAAAACCCTATACTCCTCAGGCTGCTCAAAAAGCTCCAGATGCCCCCTCCGGGACTTCCAGCATTTTATTGCTGGAGGTGGGTCGCGATTTCGCGGGGAGCGAGGGACCCCGCAGCGCACTGTATTGTGCGTGAGGATTCCCGAGCGACCGAGGACGAAGCAGGTCGATTTTTTCAGCAGCCTGCTAAAAGATTTCCTCCTGCGTCACCCGCAACACCTCTTCCGTCGTCGTCTGTCCGGAGGCGACCCGCCTCGCGCCGTCTTCCCGCAGCGACAGCATCCCTTTGGCGATGGCACGCGCCTTGATCTTCGAGGAGTCGACTTTCGATAGGACGAGGTTCCGGACCTCGTCGTCCAAGACCAGAATTTCGTAGATCCCGGCCCGTCCCCGATAGCCGGTGTTGATGCAGTACGGACAGCCCTTTCCTCGATAGAAGAGAAGGTCGGCGGCGGCCGGTTTTTTAAAGCCGAGCTTCGCCAGCTCTTCCGGCGTCGGCCGGTATGAGATCCGGCATTCCGGGCAGATCTGGCGGACGAGCCGCTGGGCGACGATCGCGACGACCGAGGACGAAACGAGAAACGGCTCGATCCCCATGTCGAGCAGCCGGGTGATCGCACCGGCCGAGTCGTTGGTATGGAGGGTCGAGAAGACGAGATGCCCCGTCAGCGAGGCGTGAATCGCGATCTCCGCCGTCTCCGAATCGCGGATCTCCCCGATCATGATGACGTCGGGATCTTGGCGCAGGATCGACCGGAGGCCGCTGGCGAAGGTTAGTTGGATTTTCGGGTTGATCTGAATCTGGCCGATCCCCTTCAGCTGGTATTCGATCGGGTCTTCGATCGTGATGATGTTTTTGTCGGGCGAGTTGATCTTGCTCAACCCGGCGTAGAGGGTCGTCGTCTTCCCGCTCCCGGTCGGCCCGGTCACCAAGATAATCCCGTGGGGGAGTCGGATCAGCTGGTTCATGATCGACAGCCCCTCGGCCGAAAGCCCGACATCTTCCAGGCTGAGCAGGAGGCTCGTCTTGTCGAGCAGCCGGAGGACCAGCCGCTCGCCGTGCGCCGTCGGGACCGCCGAGACCCGGATGTCGATCTCGCGCCCGCCGATTTTCAATCCGATCCGGCCGTCTTGCGGCAGCCGCTTCTCGGCGATGTTCATCCCCGCCATGATCTTGATCCGGGAGGTCAGGGCCGACTGCAGCCGCTTCGGCGGGGCCAAGATATTATAAAGGACCCCGTCGATCCGGTACCGGATCGCGATCTCTTTTTCGAACGGCTCGAAGTGGATGTCGGAAGCCCGCTGCTGAACCGCCTGAAAGAGGACCGAGTTCACCAGCCGGATCATCGGCGCTTCATCGCTCGCGTCGAGGAGATCCTCCGGCTCGGCGAGCTCCTCCGCCAATGCGGTGAGGCTCTCCCCCTCGGCCAGATCGGAGATCGCCTGCTCGGCGCCGGCGGTCGCCCGCTCATAAATCGCGTTGATGCTGCTGATCACCGCCTTGGAGGGAACGGCGACCACCTCGATCGGCTCGCCGAGGAGGAGCCGAAGGTCGTCGAGCGCCGAGAGAAGCAATGGGTTGGAGGCGGCGACCTGAATCGCCTTGCCGTTTCGTCTGAAGGGGAGAAGCTCATACCGCTTGGCAAAGGAGATCGGAACCCGCTCCGTCAGCGTCGGGTCAATCTCTTTGGGATTGAGGGAAGGGGAATAGGGGAGCTGCCATTGCTGAGAGAGCGACTCCAAGACCGCCTCTTCGGTGACATACTTCAACCGGACGAGGATCTCTCCGATTTTCCCCCCCTGCTCTTTCTGGAGGCGAAGCCCCTCTTCGAGCCGCGCGGGGGTCAACGCATGTTTTTCGATGAGAATTTGCCCGATCAGCGGGCGTTTCAACAGGGCCAAAATAAAACCTCATTCCATGATCCGTCATCATTCGGCGTTCGTTGGCCGGCTCGCCGGAAGATTGATCATTTCATTTAAAAAGTCCTCGCGGATCTCCCGCCCTTCCATCCGATTCTCGCTCATGAACGCCTTCGTCCGCTCGATCTTTCGTTCCCGGATCGGGTCGAAGTCTTTCGAGTCCCGAACAAGATGGGGGGTGAGGAAGATCAAGAGGTTTGTCTTCTCCATCCGCCGCGATTTAAATTTGAAAAACCAGCCGAGCAGCGGGATATCCCCCAGCAGCGGAATCTTCCGCTCCGTGATCTGGATGTTGTCCCGGATCAGACCGCCGATGACGACCGTCTGCGCATCGTGAACGATGACGGTGGTGTTCGCCGACCGCTTATTGGTCGTCGGACCGAGGACGACCGTTCCGACCGTCTGGGTCGTGTCGACGACGGAGGAGATCTCCTGATAGACATCGAGCTTCACCAGATCGTTCTCCAGCA encodes:
- the pilM gene encoding pilus assembly protein PilM encodes the protein MAQIILGLDIGRYAIKGVRIARTLRGLRLIDAFEQKVARRGDEAAAGDPPGAPTGALPNEAQLDALRQLRAEGKIRAGEMTAVALPGHLVSTRELSLPFTDPKRLRQVVPFEIEGQLPFDLEEVVIDYQLLRQGPASEGRGEASSVDLRGGAATETASHLLVSAVPRAALRKYVAALQSVGIDPAWVGVDAVALQTFYQHFWGASPAVDHRKQPLREPLLREHLLIDLGASKTVLCAIRGGTLRWARTFPIGSDFFTEAIQKEFDLSWEEAERRKEEVDLTAQTPLAEAVQKAVGAWLMEIEKTLSLFALAEQPAGTEAPALLPFYICGGGGQMKGLQAAMAQALQMMPEGPDERLPPIAGLAAEQLATAPRLYAPALGLALPPQGTPINFRQGEFVFGKESIERRHRWVSIGLVFLLLVGLMGGDFYFRYRQKEARFEELKRDLRASFTQAFPQSKNVSNEVDQIRSAIGERRRTGEFLGVGEQSPLEVLKEVTAGIPMEVRIDVTELVIDGNKVRIEAQTDSYDSVDRIRGGLLKAGRYQEVSVSDAKISADQARVSFRVQLTLGERGKGDRKSS
- the gspK gene encoding type II secretion system minor pseudopilin GspK, translated to MISGNNKLRDEGGFALLLSLLVVLLLTVIILEIDFQARADLRAAGNFRDDLKAFYLARSAVSAGQAILKDDAIHSNKYDGLDELWAFPVPEYPLGDGVLSGVITDEAGKFNLNSLVDVNGRGTGTAVEARQKQLQRLFKLLHLNPDLVDAIVDWVDKDSEPRPFGAEEDTYSRLEPSYHCKNARFDTLEELHMVKGITDEVYRKIAPYLTVYGEGKINVNTADTLVLQSLDIEEGIDESVARRLIESRPYESTTVKFIDALPAEVKNRFLKTNTNTFIDVRSSYFTILAEGRVQNTRKIIHAVVRRGSPMQLLYFKVE
- the pilO gene encoding type 4a pilus biogenesis protein PilO, which translates into the protein MIGSRLKGVDSFLMRLSPRERWILGGGIGIGLVLIVYFVLVGPAWDRMVTLDRLIPQKEKEAREFDNLKGEYLGVAQAIQEIERRLPNSNQFSPLSFLEETATKNQIRANIAYIRPLAPQLRDPYREIPVEVKVENVTLARIVPFLSAVENAPYPVRIKRLALKTRFSDPSLMDITFLVSSYERIAS
- a CDS encoding vitamin B12-dependent ribonucleotide reductase, with translation MEMTEQIGKAGEKQNGAASQSDVEISPNALRVLEKRYLAKNQEGKVIETPEQLFRRVARNIAEGDRLYDPNADIDAVENKFYHLMASLRFLPNSPTLMNAGRDLQQLSACFVLPVEDSMESIFETVKQAAIIHKTGGGTGFSFSRLRPKDDVVRSTGGVASGPVSFMKVFNHATEAVKQGGTRRGANMGILRVDHPDILEFIECKADTSQIINFNISVAITDRFMEAFEKDEEYELITPRNGQVVKKLRARMVMDKIAEQACATGEPGLFFIDVTNRANPTPQVADMEATNPCGEQPLLPYESCNLGSVNVERHLVRVGDKYQLDWKDLEKSIRTSIHFLDNVIDQNRYPIQQIEEITRANRKIGLGIMGFARMLFKLEIPYNSEAGIEMAGKVMGFIREIGYDESARLAEQRGVYKFWEGSLHQKRGQRIRNSYVTTVAPTGTISMIADTSGGCEPEFSLIWYKNVMGGDHLPYVLDFFIEVAKREGFWSEDLLDRIIKNKGSVHGIDQVPPHWQQVFATSHMISPEWHVRMQAAFQEHTDSAVSKTINLPSNATSKEVKEAYLLAYQLGCKGITVYRDGARPDQVMNVGSSKKGEAKAEAAAIPTDEAMLQPDQPLRMVAPRPRPEVMTGITTRKRTSCGDLYLTVNSDEKALPFEAFATMGKAGGCEGSFNEAIGRLISLCLRAGVTPRDIVKQLIGIRCDKPFGIGKEKVLSCSDAVAKIFNQALEHKVPEKRYPDPTVQMAAAVLEEVEQSKKVAFPCPDCGCELEFAEGCEKFHFCGYSRCY